TCCCTCTTTACTAGTCTGCTGTAACTACCTTTGTATCCTACAGATCTCAGATATATTTATTCTTTCTCTAATCTCTTTCATTATTGCCTTTTATGGCACACCATTTTTACTGCTGTCATTTAAACATTTCTTGCCCCCCTCCCTAATCACAAACCAGAATTTATTTTCCTCCACCTCTTTTCTTTGGCTCCCTTCTCCTCTCAGTTATTCATCTGTAACATTTGCCAGTTCTGGTGAAAGTTCAGCAACTTGAAATATTTGCTCTACCTACCACATATGATGCCTACATGTGAAGACAAGGTCAAAAGCAGAAAATAGACTAGAAATTATTGCTGTTAGTCATAGTGAACAAATGTTAGTATGACATTTATAATTGAATGAGTTAGTGACAATTAGAATGATGGAAACTGGATATGTTAATTGTTTATCAAAACCACTAATTTCTAGATTTGTGCTTTTTTAATTAAGTCGAAATACACATGTTAATCAGCATCTACACAAGAAAAGGATAGATTAATATTATCTTATGTTATCAATACTATTTATCAGAACTTGACCCTGTGATATTGATTTCCTCTCTGCCCTCTCAAGGCTACTTACAACTATTTAATTTAATCAAGCTATGTGTTCTCAGAAATAGTTGTGGCAGTCAGCCAGTCTTCCCTGTGAATAGACAGTCCATTATTTTAGAAATGCTATAAAGGTTTTCAATCACAAGCTGCCAATTTTACCTCCTGTGAAGTTGCACAAGGTAAATAAAGAccaaggcctggattttcactcccAGGTTGGGTGCACAGATTTGGGATTTGTCGGTATGGAGTAAGGCTCTTCCTCATAATACAGGAGGAAGGCCCAAATTTCTGCTCAAGTGGGAGAGGTGAGGGACTGAAATTCTTGCACTTGCAGCAGAGCCAGAATTTATTTTATAGTGAAATGGGAGGGGATGTTACCAATCTTCGGTTTCATTTACCAGTAAGTGTTACCAATGGGTAGCCTAGAACAGTGAATGAAGGGTGCTGGCTAAGATACACACAGATTGGGTCTAAGACCAGGCAAAGACATTTCTGGCAATACAGAAGAAGTGGTTTTAGTCCCTTCAAAGTGGCAGCCAGTAAAAAACTGCACACTACGTAGCCCTGTATCTATgctccaaattcctctccaatcttTTGGTGAAAGACCACGCTAAGAGATGCACTTGTGCATGCAGTCCTCTTGTGGCACGTAAATGTATATGGCTGTTTCTATGGAACAACATATTTAATGTTGTCTGCATATATTGGTTGACATGCTGGCAcacaagggagaatctaatctGTGGGATCTGTGTTCCAAAATATTAGAACAAGAAAGTCATTTGTAGTACAAAACAAAATTGCCGATGAAGCAAATACAGTGTTTCATAAGCTGCAAATTCTAAGGGCTTTTGTATTTATTCCCAGGTGGAGGAAAAAATTAGTAGAAGGAAGACATTTAGCCAAAGAAaactaatgtgttccaattagtTGCTTTAGCCCAAAGGCTTAGTGTATTTGATCATTTTATCTTTGTATAAACTTGACACACACAAATATAACAGCTGCAATGGAGTTGAAAccattatctgttttctttgtgtTCTGTTTTAATTAATAAGGTAATGATAGGAAGCtaatattgacagggggcagaattaATTAAGACCATCAGACAAATAAGATGTCTTAACAGTTCCCTTGACAGGCAGTGGTTTGACAAAACAAAATGGTATATTAAAGCATTCATTCCATTAATTGAGCAGGATGTTAACTCAAAAGTGCTTGGCTCTTAGAAACTCACATGTTTGAATCTCAGATCCACCTGCCTTAGATAGATGATTTCCATTTAGATAGCAtttcaagtgcagcatcctcagGAGTTGTTGTGGGTAACTCTGTGTCCCAGACTGTTTTCCAACCTAGTTGTAACAACTGTTCAACAAACTGGAAGGTTGGGAAAATTGGTTGAATTATTTAATTAGGTTTTTGGACATTAATTGTTTCTAATTAATAATAGCCATAAAGATTACAAATGTTTTCCATCAAGTTTTTTAAACCTAAAATAAGGAATGGACAACCATTGCTATGGGTTATACACTGGCCGTTGAACCCTGGGTTCAGTCTACACACATCACAAGACACGAGACTCTCCCTGCTGACCGTAAAGGTCTATGTGAAAtgagattgtgctcagtgcagttcATAATATACATGGCCCGCACTTCATATAAACTCATTTTTAATATATTGTCCTATTGATTTATCTGTGAGAAGTATGGGGCTTTCATTTGGCAACTGTTAGTCTATGGAGTCCAGTGTCATTTCATGTCCTGGTGCATTATGTCTGAGAGTGATCCTCCAGTAAGGATTGTGACATGAGACAAAAATGTTACTGAGTAAATCAGCTCCCAGATCAAATAACTCTCACTATGTTGTGCCACTATCTTGTGGAGCAACTAAAATCAGAATATGACAGCTGATGCTCCAGTGTTCTACTGTGAGAATTGCAGGAACAGTTTAGTGCTCTTCACTATTTCTAAGTTAgtgaataaatgaattttaaaataccaGGAATTATTTGATCTGCATTCAAATGTATCATATTCTTCTGACTCAGCAGGTTAACACAGACATTTCAACAAAACATTGAAGCAAAACCTTTACTCAGTCAGAGAGAGGCAGCATCAACAGCAAGTCTACAGCAGCGTACTGAGAGGCACCCAGTGAATGAAACTTTTCCTGATAAGTGGAATGATAATTCTCATTATGACAATACAGGTTTTGTCGCAGAAGAAAGCACTGCAATCTTAGAAAATCCCAGTGCCAACCCCTTAATAAGCACAAAATCAAGGAGCATATCTGCACATGGGCGTAGGCCATTAATGAGACAGGACAGAATTATAGGAGTTCCACTGGAATTAGAACAATCTGTGCATGCAGTACACAGCATCAGGAATACGCCAGAAACTGAAGTGCCTCCAAGTAATCCTTGGCAGAACTGGACTAGGACTCCGAGTCCATTTGAGGATAGGACAGCATTTCCATCAAAATTGGATAGTACTCCTTTCAGCAGTCCTCTTCCTGATAGGAAAGATTCAGATCAACAGTCAGTGCGTGGGATTACTGAATTATGCAGCCCATTTACATCAGGTGCTCCATGGAGTTTTCTCAACTCTAGAGAATCCAATTTAAATCGAAGTCATGCAGATAAATTCTCACACATCTGCAGACCTGAGTCTGCTAAGAGTGCTATAATTGTCAGTAAAAGTACAGAGAGACTTGCACCAATGATGAGATCAGTTAAAGCTGGCCAGTTTAAGAAATCCCAAAGCATTGATGAAATTGACATTGGGGCCTTCAAGATTTATAACATACCACTGGACAGTTACGGCTCCAGCTCAGAAAATCCAGGTAGCATTGATATGCCGGAGCAAATGCCAATACAAGAACAAGGTATGTCACGTAGTCTTTCCGCTCCAATGTTGGATGAAGATTTATCAGAAGCATATGGAAGTGGAAAGATCTGTCAAAAGTACCCAATTACAAAAAAAGTGTACCATTTTGACCAAAGTTTCAATCCCCAGGGTACAATAAATGTTAAACCTGAGAGGCGAGTTACCACTTCTTTTACACATAATGTTGACTATGGTGTCCAGCAAAGCAAAAATGTTTCAAAAGATCTCATTAGTCCACGCTCCTTCAGAGGTTATCAACCTGTAGAACATATGTATTCATTCTCCCAACCTTCAGTGAACGATGAACCAACTAATCCTCGGTTTTCAAGTCAAGGGGACAGAGCTGGATATTTAAGAAGGGGTGACTCCCTGGCAACTTCCACAGAAATGATGTTGCATCGACGGGTAAATGAAGCTCCAGAGTTGCCACAAAGTGACAGATATGTCAGGACACATTTCAGAGGAGTGTTAGAACACCAGAACAGCGCATCATTGGTTGAATCACAGTATCTCAAAAGGAATGGAAGATATGAAGAAGACTATTCAACATTCCAAGACATTAAAAATCAGGGTAGGAATTTCCAAGATAAACCTTTAACTCAGAGGAGACCTTTGTCTGCAAGAAGCTACAGTACAGAGAGCTATGGGTTTTCTCAAACCAGGCCTGTTTCAGCAAGGCCTACAATGGCAGCTCTGTTAGAGAAGTTACCTTCAGATTATAACATCAATAACTACAGTGAAAAGCCTTCAGAGAGCAATGATATAAGGATCAGGTCTTCACAGTTGAAAGGAGATGAGAACTCTGCTAAAATACCTCTAGACTGGCGACAACAACTGCTCAGGCATATAGAAGCTAAAAGGTTAGATAGGGTGAGTGTGTCTTTTTCTTTTCAAAAAGTTTCACTAGTGTAAATGTTGCATATTTATTTTTGCAATTCTTAAAAAAAGCACAATTTCAAGCCATTTGTTTGACTCATGTTATGGCTGGTTTGGTACGTTTTCTGCCAAGCACGGAACAGAACCCAAATCAGGAAAATACCAAGTTGTATCCCTGGCCTATActatgctatgatgtggagatgccggtgttggactggggtaaacacagtaagagttttaacaacaccaggttaaagtccaacaggtttatttggtagcaaatgccattagctttcggagcgctgctccttcgtcagatggagtggatatctgctctcaaacagggcatacagagacacaaaattaagtcacagaatactgattagaatgcgaatctctacagccaaccaggtcttaaagatacagacaatgtgagtggagggagcattaaccacaggttaaagagatgtgtattgtctccagacaggacagccagtgagattctgcaagtccaggaggcaagctgtgggggttactgatagtgtgacataaacccaagatccaggtttaggaacttggctatcagtttctgctcagcaactctgcactgtcatgtgtcgtgaaggccaccttggagaacgcttacccgaagatcagaggctgaatgcccgtgaccgctgaaaatgagagcagatatccactccatctgacgaaggagcagcgctctgaaagctaatgacatttgctaccaaataaacctgttggactttaatctggtgttgttaaaactcttactatattaTGTTCGCCGATCTTACCCAACATGGTGATTGAGCACTATAATTAGTTTCAATGCCTTCACTGAGTTTCACTCTTGATTGCCATCCTGTGACCCAAGTTTGAAAGTGCACATAAGAGTGAATTATGGTTAAGTGGCCTATCCTCACATGAATCTTGCGCACTTAGTCATTGAAAGAATGGTGCAGACTGTTTCTAGCAGTTGCAGGCAGTGGGttgggcttaatttgccagccagcctgtagagggagccaCTGCCTATGTGCAGACTTCTGATTCTACACATGCTCAATAGCAaatgcaggggtctgacagacagagaaagcTGTCACGTTCCTGCtattgcaggcagcctcaacttgCTCCCCCCTACAATCACGGGGGCCCGTGGGTGATCGCGAGCCCCCCCAAGCATAGGAATCTAGCCCCATCCAGACCGATCAGGCCCCCCCATCCCGATCCGAtcacaactgcagagtggcagccccgcacccccaccactgGATtcgatcccattgcagagtgagcAGTtggcctccttctccccccctcctcgatctcattgcagagtgcacagcaggCTCGCTTCTGCCCCAGTCGGGccccccttcatgccccaccctCCATAGGCCCCCCAtagtttccccccccctcccatcgaTGGGCGGGGTGAGCCGGTAAAAATCCAccctctatctcagccttaaatataaacAAGAATTTTCCCCAAAGTGTCATAACTGCAAGAAAACCAGAGTGAATTGCCCCGGGCTTTTCGGACCACAATCATCCCACACAGTCATTTTTTAGGAGAGTTGTGAGTTTCAAACTGGTTctgggaggggcagggcctaaacatgccGTTGTGCCCAGCTGTAAAGCGATCGGACACCATTGTAAAAGTGCACTGGaagcctccctcccttctcccaaGGATATCAGGAACCGCCCTCCCTTCATTGGCAGCATGTTTCCCCACCCTTCCTGACACAGATTGCCAGCACAGATCCCCTTTATGACCCCCGACATACTCCCTCCCACAGATAGCCCCACTGCATAGCCCCCCCTGTATAGTccccccttcatgccccaccccaTCATGACCCCCCCCTTCATGTCCCCCACTGAGTCCCCACTTCCATTCTGGCCCCatgcacctggcactgccaggctgtcgTTTGGCAATGCCAGCATGGCACTGTCAGTGGACAATGCCCAGCCATGTGCCTGACCTCCAGGGACTTCAATGGGCTCCGAGTACCTAAGGCGTGGCCATCACGCCTGTGCTGGAATGTCAAACATAAACCGCAGAGCCTTTCCAGCAGACAGATAGCAGAGTATCCAGTGCAACATTAGTAGAATTTGATCTTGACTTCATATGAAACCTCTCAAATGTCTTTTGGCAGGCAGAGAAAATACTTGCCACATGAGTCCCAACCCAGTGGCGACCCCCAACCTGAGGACCTCATGCCCAGCCTGACTGCCCCAAACCccacacccttcaaggcccccccCCACGCCACCCTTTGGACACCTGTACTTCCCAACCTCTCACTATTTAAGAAATAATCTaccttttttttaccaaaatgaataattttgcacttattcacattaaattccatctgccatgttctagtCCATTCACTTCACCTGTCCAAGACCTCTTGAAGCCAATTTGCATCCTTCTCACAACTTAGGttgccacctagttttgtgtcatcagcaaatttggaaatattaaaaTTGGTCcctacatccaaatcatttatctagATTGTGAACAACTTTGATTTTTGCGCTTCCCACTAGTATCCTGCTATCCTGAGAATGATCATTTATTCGTAATCTCTGCTTTCTGCCCGTTTACCAATTCTCAGTCCATACTAGTATATTttctccaatcccatgcactctAATTTTATTTACTAACCTCCTGTATGGGATCTGATCAAAAgtctctgaaaatccaaatactgaaaatccaaatacttcacatccactggttctcctttatcaatGCTACAAAGAATtccaagtttgtcaaacatgatttccctttcataaatccatggcaACTCTGTCCAAGTTTACTATTCTTTTCTAaatgtccagttatcacatcctttataatagattctaacattttccatactactgacatcaaactaactggtctgtaattctccattctccctctttctcccttcttaaacagtgaggttacatttgctactttccagcctgcaggaacctttccagaatctatagaattttgaaacATAACATCAAATGTATCCACTACCTCATTCGCCATCTCATTCAACACTCTGGCCCAGGGGATTTACAAACCTTCAATATAGTTAACTTTTCAAGTACTACCTCTTTACTAGTACTAATTTCTTGTAGTTCCTCAGTTTCACAAGTCCCTTGGTCTCTGGAAGAGAATCGTTCTGTGAAGACAGGTGCAAAATAACTGTTTTGTTTCTCCATCAATTCTCTGTTCgctattataaattctcctgtgtcCACTTGTAATGTCCCACATTAATTTGAGCTAATCTTTTCCTGTTCACATACCTAAAGAAGACTTTATAGCCTGCCTTTATGTTCCTCGCTAGATTGAATTCTaattctcttttccctctcttaatcagtttcttggtcctcctttgctgggtTCTAAATTGCTCCCAGTCCTCAGGCTTACCACATTTTCTGGCATCCTTCAAAGCCACTCCCTTTGATCTAATgcgatttttaattttttttgttaaccACAGTTGATTTACCTCTCCCTTTGGATGTTTGCACCTTAGAGAAGGATTTCCCAAACTTTTGCAACATCGAACCCTTTTGATCTCCCAAGAGTACTGACAGAATCCCTGAGAAACATTTGTATTGTGTTGAAGAGTTAACGCACAAAAATATGATTGTTTTTGTGCAATAGGTACAAACATGCAAAAGCTAATTTATAGAAGATTTTCAATTTCCTATGTTTATGCTTACTATAATTAAAACGTTctcttattttaaaaaatgtacttaGATTTTACCTTTCTGTCATCATTAATAGGAGTGTTGCTTCTTTTGTTCAAATGGGAAGAATGCAACTTCAatctcattgacacacacacaactttctttctctcacacacactcacatctctctcacgcacacacacaccttcacctcgctctcatgcacacacacccacctctcTTTCTtatgcacacacatactcaccactccctcacacacacacacgcagctttctctctcacacacacacctcgctGAAACACTCACTTCTctgtctgacacacactcacccctttctctctctctcacacacacacacacttctctctccgACATGTACACActtacctctctcacacacttacctctctctgacacaaacacactctcttccctatctcacatactcactcatcccttctctcatacacacacactcactcactctctcccacactcatctctctcccacacacactcacagctctttccctcacacacacttacctctctctctccctcccacacaaacactcccctctctctccaaaaaaacacacacaaacacaatgcaCAGTAGagtcggcaataaatgctggcctagcattTACAACtcgtaaatgaataataaaagaaaaaggggcgaattttactgtcctgcccgccacgggaatcagagcgggcgaggagcaGACCATGGACAGCTTCGTTGAccgtgggcggaattttccagttttggggcaagtgaggccggaaaatcctgcccaaacacTCAGCCCTCTCTTTCACATGCCGTGATCCCATTTCACCCTgcaccccaaccctcaccctgtTTTCCCCCTTTCCACCCTCTCACTTCCACTCTGTGGCGCActaaccctctcactcctgctgtgaagcccactcccactgtcactgtctgtctgagggccacccacacacacattcactgtccaagtctcactcaccctctcactcctgcttcgggGCTCACTCACCCTCTCATTCCCTGTTCAAAGCTCAACCTCTCATTTCTGTTTCAAGGGCCCCGCCCTCTAATTCACCGTCCCAGGCTTACTCACCCTCTCACTTCCACGCCGaattcactctccctctcactcccactccgcctgccctccctccctccccatggcTCACCtgtcctcccgccctccctccccatggcccgccctccctccccgtggctcgcccgccctcccgccctgcCTCCCCGtggctcgcccgcccgccctccctccccgtggctctcccgccctccctccccgtggctcgcccgccctccctccccgtggctcgcccgccctctccccccgtggctcgcccgccctcccgccctctctccccgtggctcgcccgccctccctccccgtggctcgcccgccctccctccccgtggctcgcccgccctcctgccctccctccctgtggctcgcccgccctcccgctctccctcccgccgccCTCCTGCCCTCCCTCGCTCCGccctcctgccctccctccctccgccctccctccctccactctctgtccctccgctcgccctccctccatccctctattctcccatcctccctcccaccgccctccctccgccctcccgcccaccctctcTCCGctgtcccgccctccctctctccgctttcccgccctccctccctctgctctcccgccctccctccctctgccttcccgccctccctccctctgccttcccgccctccctccctctgctctcccgccctccctccctctgtcctcccaccctccctctcttcgccctccctctctctgccctcctGCCCTCTGCCCTCCCATCAACTGCCCTCCcgccctctgccctccctccctccgctctcctgccctccctcctgccctccctctgccctcccgcCCTCTGCCCTCTCACCGCCCTCCTTCCCTCTACCCTCCCACCCTCCTTCcctccgctctctctccctccctgtgctctcctgccctccctccctctgccctctgccCTCCGACCCTCTGCCATCCTGCCCTCTGCCCTCCCGctctctgccctccctccctctgttctcccgccctccctctgctctcccgtcctcccaccctccctctgccctcccgccctccttccctctgccctcccaccctccttccctctgccctcccgccctccttccctccgctctccctccctctctctgccctcccgcccactctctctctgctcccccgccttccctccctctgctctcccgccctccctcctctgctctcccgccctccctccctctgctctcgCTTCCTCCCTCGCTCcgctctcccgccctccctccctccgccctcccgcGCTCTGCCCTCCCGCCCTCCTTCCCTctgccctcccaccctccctccctctgccctcccaccctccctccctctgccctcccaccctccctccctctgccctcccaccctccctcccaccactctcccgcctccctccctccgccctcccaacCTCtgccctctcgccctccctccctccgccctccctgcctccatcctcccgccctcccgccctcctgccctccctccctccctccgccctcccgccctccctccctctgtcctccGCTCTCCCGCCTTcccagcctccctccctccactctcctgccctccctccctctgccctccctccctctgccctccctccctccaccctcccgccctcccgccctccctccctccacccccacgcccTCCCTTCCTCCGccctcctgccctccctccctccaccctctcgccctcctgcccgccctccctccctccgccctcccaccctccctccctccaccttcccgctctccctccctccacattcccgccctccctccctccgccctccctctgccctctgccCTCCCGCCCTCTTCTTTCCTCCCGTTtcacgccctccctccctccgctcttgtgccctccctccctccgctctcccgccctccctccctcccgcccgccctcctgccctctctccctccctccctctgccctccgcTCTCCCGCCCTcccagcctccctccctccctccactctccagccctccctccctctgccctccctccctctgccctccctccctccaccctcccgccctccctccctccacccccccgccctccctccaccctcccgccctcccttcctccgccctcctgccctccctccctccacactcccgcCCTCCTACCcgacctccctccacactcccgcCCTcctgcccgccctccctccctccgccctcccgccctccctccaccctcccgccgtccctccctctgccctgcctccgccctctgccctcccgccctcccgccctcccgccctcttcCTTCCTCCCATttcgcgccctccctccctccgctcttgtgccctccctccctccgctctcccgccctccctcccgccctccctccctccctccaccctcccgccctccctccctccctccgctctcccgccctccctccctccctccgctctcccgccctccctccctccctccaccctcccgccctccctccctccgctctcccgccctccctcccgccctctctgTCACTTGGCTGTCCACACTTGCCTTGATCCGGTAATTTGAGTATCGTGCTTTTTCCAGCTCATCCAATCAGATGCTGGATTCTGGAGAAGCCAGTCTCTGATTGGACAAGCAGTTTAGTAATGTTTTTCAAATGTTATATATCAGCCTGACTTGCCCTGGAACCCAGTTTAGCAAACCTTGTCCGAGAGAAATGTATATCTGTTGTGGACTGTGTAGTATTTCTTTAAATACTAGCCATTTCCCATCTACCATCAAATCTGTgtgtattttcccaatccaccatagCCAATTTAGCGCTCATaccttcataatttcctttgttcagaTTTAAGACCCTAGTTTCAGAATGATCCATATCACATTTAACCTtaatgaaaaattctatcatattatgatagaagggggggggtggcacggtagcacagtggttagcactgctgcttcacagctccagggacctgggttcgattcccggcttgggtcactgtctgtgtggagtttgcacattctcctcgtgtctgcgtgggtttcctccgggtgctccggtttcctcccacagtccaaagatgtgcgggttaggttgattggccatgctaaaattgccccctagtgtcctgggatgagtagattagagggattaacgggtaaaatatgtagggatatgggggtagggcctgggtgggattgtggtcggtgcagactcgatgggccaaatggcctctttctgtactgtagggtttctatgatttttctatgattctgttatgGTCACTATTTTCCAAAATCTTCTTTACAACAAGGTTATAAATTCactctttcataagaacataagaaataggagcaggagtaggccatctagcccctcgagcctgccccgccattcaataagatcatggctgatctgacatggatcagtaccacttacccgcctgatccccataacccttaattcccttaccgatcaggaatccatccatccgcactttaaacatattcagcgaggtagcctccaccacctcagtgggcagagaattccag
The DNA window shown above is from Mustelus asterias unplaced genomic scaffold, sMusAst1.hap1.1 HAP1_SCAFFOLD_1234, whole genome shotgun sequence and carries:
- the LOC144488043 gene encoding leucine-rich repeat-containing protein 7-like; the protein is VEINLKRYPTPYPEDLKNMVKSVQHLVGKHSQEGSDENSTGATNLEHSAKEKYEHKWPVSAKEVTLERSLGDSPNDLRMGELRPTLTETPLFKPKVVLLGKEKKESTDESEGDRINNSASSGTYSDYSPSQGSSASSGVPIKVSTLQTAVKDGVASSSWGNRLTQTFQQNIEAKPLLSQREAASTASLQQRTERHPVNETFPDKWNDNSHYDNTGFVAEESTAILENPSANPLISTKSRSISAHGRRPLMRQDRIIGVPLELEQSVHAVHSIRNTPETEVPPSNPWQNWTRTPSPFEDRTAFPSKLDSTPFSSPLPDRKDSDQQSVRGITELCSPFTSGAPWSFLNSRESNLNRSHADKFSHICRPESAKSAIIVSKSTERLAPMMRSVKAGQFKKSQSIDEIDIGAFKIYNIPLDSYGSSSENPGSIDMPEQMPIQEQGMSRSLSAPMLDEDLSEAYGSGKICQKYPITKKVYHFDQSFNPQGTINVKPERRVTTSFTHNVDYGVQQSKNVSKDLISPRSFRGYQPVEHMYSFSQPSVNDEPTNPRFSSQGDRAGYLRRGDSLATSTEMMLHRRVNEAPELPQSDRYVRTHFRGVLEHQNSASLVESQYLKRNGRYEEDYSTFQDIKNQGRNFQDKPLTQRRPLSARSYSTESYGFSQTRPVSARPTMAALLEKLPSDYNINNYSEKPSESNDIRIRSSQLKGDENSAKIPLDWRQQLLRHIEAKRLDRTPSQQSNVHDNELEDISPTSQWGSYALGRRDVPPENIIKKAGSHPHQGQSALGSSPQSLQHRSREQQYEGAVSKVTLQQYQKPLQIAISSSQNIASPRATQPSRCLTSIKPQKSTESYQEQFCVRIEKNPGLGFSISGGISGQGNPFKPSDMGIFVTRVQPDGPASNLLQPGDKILK